From Actinoplanes oblitus, a single genomic window includes:
- a CDS encoding ABC transporter ATP-binding protein — protein MADHPAVEVSDLTVSYGSTPVLAGVELTVPAGAGVCVTGENGIGKSTLLRCVSGLQRADSGRIRVFGGTPGGGPEFWAAVVTTVEPPTWYPGLTTREHAELICRAHGQDPDEAGVGEALERFGLAGHADAIPPSLSSGQKQRLTLAMALLRPSALLILDEPEQRLDPEGRIAVAEMLADYLRGGGSLLMASHDDKFAVASGAELTTMTALVATAPDPS, from the coding sequence GTGGCCGACCACCCCGCGGTTGAGGTAAGCGATCTCACGGTGAGCTACGGCTCGACACCGGTGCTGGCCGGTGTCGAGCTGACCGTCCCGGCCGGCGCCGGCGTCTGCGTGACCGGCGAGAACGGCATCGGCAAGTCCACCCTGCTGCGCTGCGTCAGCGGCCTGCAACGCGCCGACTCCGGCCGGATCCGGGTGTTCGGCGGCACGCCCGGCGGCGGCCCCGAGTTCTGGGCCGCCGTGGTCACCACGGTGGAGCCACCGACCTGGTACCCGGGGCTGACCACCAGGGAGCACGCCGAGCTGATCTGCCGCGCGCACGGGCAGGACCCGGACGAGGCCGGGGTCGGCGAGGCGCTGGAGCGCTTCGGCCTGGCCGGGCACGCGGACGCCATCCCGCCGTCGCTCTCCTCCGGACAGAAGCAGCGGCTCACCCTGGCGATGGCGCTGCTGCGGCCGAGCGCGCTGCTGATCCTGGACGAGCCGGAGCAGCGCCTCGACCCGGAGGGCCGGATCGCGGTGGCCGAGATGCTCGCCGACTACCTGCGCGGCGGCGGATCGCTGCTGATGGCCAGTCACGACGACAAGTTCGCGGTGGCCTCCGGCGCGGAGCTGACCACGATGACGGCACTCGTCGCCACCGCGCCGGACCCGTCATGA
- a CDS encoding alpha/beta hydrolase has translation MPSNQIRANSILPAKREDIELHTADGITLVGELAVPLDRAPVATLVCLHPLPTHGGMMDSHVYRKAAWRLPALAGLAVLRFNTRGTGSVRGTSGGAFSAGVDERYDVAAAIEYAEFADLPDIWLLGWSFGTDLTLMYGLDPVVTGAVLLSPPLRFSRPEHLAAWAADGKPVTALIPEFDDYLRPAEAAERFAAIPQAEVVPMAGAKHLWVGDAEKVLDEVVRRVAPGVPTPLPRTWDGPMETGDMNAYADRTVAAFADVDVPKPLQN, from the coding sequence ATGCCGAGCAACCAGATCCGGGCCAACTCGATCCTCCCCGCGAAACGGGAGGACATCGAGCTGCACACCGCCGACGGGATCACCCTGGTCGGTGAGCTGGCCGTGCCGCTGGACCGCGCGCCGGTGGCCACCCTCGTCTGCCTGCACCCGCTGCCCACCCACGGCGGGATGATGGACAGCCACGTCTACCGCAAGGCGGCCTGGCGGCTCCCCGCGCTGGCCGGGCTGGCCGTGCTGCGCTTCAACACCCGCGGCACCGGCAGCGTCCGGGGCACCAGCGGCGGCGCCTTCTCGGCCGGCGTCGACGAGCGCTACGACGTGGCCGCCGCCATCGAGTACGCGGAGTTCGCCGACCTGCCCGACATCTGGCTGCTCGGCTGGTCGTTCGGCACCGACCTCACCCTGATGTACGGCCTCGACCCCGTGGTGACCGGCGCCGTCCTGCTCTCCCCGCCGCTGCGCTTCTCCCGCCCGGAGCACCTGGCCGCCTGGGCCGCCGACGGCAAGCCGGTGACCGCCCTGATCCCGGAGTTCGACGACTACCTGCGCCCGGCCGAGGCCGCCGAGCGGTTCGCCGCGATCCCGCAGGCCGAGGTGGTCCCGATGGCCGGCGCCAAGCACCTCTGGGTCGGCGACGCGGAGAAGGTGCTCGACGAGGTCGTCCGCCGGGTCGCGCCGGGGGTGCCGACCCCGCTGCCGCGCACCTGGGACGGCCCGATGGAGACCGGCGACATGAACGCCTACGCCGATCGCACGGTCGCCGCGTTCGCCGACGTCGACGTCCCCAAGCCCCTCCAGAACTGA
- a CDS encoding FtsK/SpoIIIE domain-containing protein codes for MGSHRNALVAAVRQELAEARGSARAVLAAAESARGEAQTRRRLVRDAYATCLSQLAAAREAARDDIQRRFRGEATQLAGHLRGLATSSATGAAGAPWRLWSPSEPDPGARPGLLRIGAITFDDTAALPGLIPLLDAVHLHVSGPSPQVDDLITGVLLRALGSTRPGDVQLTVYDPENLGGTLAPFAPLNPTFVGPGGLGSLLDELAEHICRVNESLGGQYPSLADLAAARPGPRPEPWRLVVLLADRATSVEMTTGQRAQLGRIVRTGVACGVHLVVRGLDLDDDPTVERITVLRDQLATCDSLGKLEIRLDPPPPPERIAAFCRSSAERLRAGPGPANLADLEPARHWTESSVYGLVAPIGDSTDGSLVEVPLGDDPPHALIGGPSGSGKTNLIYAWLGSLATRYGPEELALYLLDFKEGVSFARYAPGPRDPSWLPQVRLAGINVNGDREFGLAMLRHLGEELRTRAQAAKRHDAGKLAELRAEDPAGHWPRIVAVIDEFQVLLAGRDAVADEAVALLEDLARRGRSQGIHLILASQDVAGIQALWGRPGLIAQFTLRIALPKARRILADDNLAAAVIPRFHAVVNTESGMSGANRIVRLPDAGDRTVWRTLQRRLWRARPAGCAEPRLFDGDAVPRLPAALRPAGRVPSADAPVGSSPGAVLGERIDVAAQPARLRLGRMPGRNLAVLGTRADEACDVLAAAALSLAAQGPAHFSVICLDPGATPAAARLVAELPSADWYDATDARFDLSHLDIPHYVVGYALDAARDPALRKLLTEGPEQRTHVLGWWRSVARLRDDLGGIGARFDAIGAWVALDVHGADLAPLHPQPGGPVWYPRPRRALFFDRSVHRTPEVIIPYEVNSDHT; via the coding sequence GTGGGTAGTCACCGCAACGCGCTGGTCGCCGCGGTTCGGCAGGAACTGGCCGAGGCCCGCGGCTCCGCTCGGGCCGTGCTGGCCGCCGCCGAGTCGGCCCGGGGCGAGGCGCAGACCCGCCGGCGGCTGGTCCGGGACGCGTACGCCACCTGTCTGAGCCAGCTGGCCGCCGCCCGGGAGGCCGCCCGCGACGACATCCAGCGGCGGTTCCGCGGCGAGGCCACCCAGCTCGCCGGACACCTGCGCGGCCTGGCCACCTCCAGCGCCACCGGCGCGGCCGGCGCGCCCTGGCGGCTGTGGTCGCCCAGCGAGCCGGACCCCGGCGCCCGGCCCGGGCTGCTGCGGATCGGCGCCATCACCTTCGACGACACCGCCGCGCTGCCCGGCCTGATCCCGCTGCTGGACGCCGTGCACCTGCACGTCTCCGGGCCGTCTCCGCAGGTGGACGACCTGATCACCGGGGTGCTGCTGCGAGCGCTGGGCAGCACCCGGCCGGGCGACGTACAGCTGACCGTCTACGACCCGGAGAACCTCGGCGGCACGCTCGCCCCGTTCGCGCCGCTGAACCCGACCTTCGTCGGGCCGGGCGGCCTCGGCTCGCTCCTCGACGAACTGGCCGAGCACATCTGCCGGGTGAACGAGTCGCTCGGCGGGCAGTACCCGTCGCTGGCCGACCTGGCCGCCGCCCGCCCCGGCCCGCGCCCGGAGCCGTGGCGGCTGGTGGTGCTGCTCGCCGACCGGGCCACCTCGGTCGAGATGACCACCGGGCAGCGGGCGCAGCTGGGGCGGATCGTGCGTACCGGGGTGGCCTGCGGGGTGCACCTGGTGGTGCGCGGGCTGGACCTCGACGACGACCCGACGGTGGAGCGGATCACCGTGCTCCGCGACCAGCTGGCCACCTGCGACTCGCTGGGCAAGCTGGAGATCCGGCTGGACCCGCCACCGCCGCCGGAACGGATCGCGGCGTTCTGCCGGAGCAGCGCCGAGCGGCTGCGGGCCGGTCCGGGCCCGGCCAACCTGGCCGACCTGGAGCCGGCCCGGCACTGGACCGAGTCCTCGGTCTACGGGCTGGTCGCGCCGATCGGCGACAGCACCGACGGGAGCCTGGTCGAGGTGCCGCTCGGGGACGACCCGCCGCACGCGCTGATCGGCGGCCCGTCCGGCTCCGGCAAGACCAACCTGATCTACGCCTGGCTGGGCTCACTGGCCACCCGGTACGGCCCCGAGGAGCTCGCGCTCTACCTGCTGGACTTCAAGGAGGGCGTGTCGTTCGCCAGGTACGCCCCCGGCCCGCGGGACCCGAGCTGGCTGCCCCAGGTGCGGCTGGCCGGCATCAACGTCAACGGCGACCGCGAGTTCGGCCTGGCCATGCTCCGGCACCTGGGCGAGGAGCTGCGCACCCGGGCTCAGGCGGCGAAACGCCACGACGCCGGCAAGCTGGCCGAGCTGCGCGCCGAGGACCCGGCCGGGCACTGGCCGCGGATCGTCGCGGTGATCGACGAGTTCCAGGTGCTGCTGGCCGGCCGGGACGCGGTCGCCGACGAGGCGGTCGCCCTGCTCGAGGACCTCGCCCGGCGGGGCCGCTCCCAGGGCATCCACCTGATCCTGGCCAGCCAGGACGTGGCGGGTATCCAGGCACTGTGGGGCCGGCCCGGCCTGATCGCCCAGTTCACCCTGCGGATCGCGCTGCCCAAGGCGCGCCGGATCCTGGCCGACGACAACCTGGCGGCGGCGGTCATCCCGCGCTTCCACGCGGTGGTGAACACCGAGTCCGGGATGTCCGGGGCGAACCGGATCGTGCGCCTGCCGGACGCCGGCGACCGGACGGTGTGGCGCACCCTGCAACGCCGGCTGTGGCGGGCCCGGCCGGCCGGCTGTGCCGAACCGCGGCTGTTCGACGGCGACGCGGTGCCCCGGCTGCCGGCCGCGTTGCGCCCCGCCGGGCGGGTGCCGTCCGCCGACGCGCCGGTCGGCTCGTCGCCCGGCGCGGTGCTCGGCGAGCGGATCGACGTGGCCGCCCAACCGGCCCGGCTCCGGCTCGGCCGGATGCCGGGACGCAACCTCGCGGTCCTCGGCACCCGCGCCGACGAGGCGTGCGACGTGCTGGCGGCGGCCGCGCTCAGCCTGGCCGCGCAGGGGCCGGCGCACTTCAGCGTGATCTGCCTGGACCCGGGCGCCACGCCGGCCGCCGCGCGGCTCGTCGCCGAGCTGCCGTCGGCGGACTGGTACGACGCGACCGACGCCCGCTTCGACCTGAGTCACCTGGACATCCCGCACTATGTCGTCGGCTACGCGCTGGACGCGGCCCGTGACCCGGCCCTCAGGAAGCTGCTGACCGAGGGCCCGGAACAGCGCACCCACGTGCTCGGCTGGTGGCGCTCGGTGGCCCGGCTCCGCGACGACCTGGGCGGCATCGGCGCCCGGTTCGACGCGATCGGCGCCTGGGTCGCGCTCGACGTGCACGGCGCCGACCTGGCCCCGCTGCACCCGCAGCCCGGTGGCCCGGTCTGGTACCCGCGACCGCGGCGCGCGCTGTTCTTCGACCGCTCGGTGCACCGCACACCCGAAGTGATCATCCCGTACGAGGTGAACAGTGACCACACGTGA
- the nucS gene encoding endonuclease NucS produces the protein MRLVIAKCSVDYVGRLSAHLPLATRLLMVKADGSVSIHADDRAYKPLNWMSPPCKLQESEGVWKVVNKAGEELRITLEEVFQDYSYELGVDPGLRKDGVEAHLQELLAEHPETFGAGHTLVRREFMTAIGPVDLLLKDAEGGSVAVEVKRRGEIDGVEQLTRYLELMNRDPLLAPVKGVFAAQEIKPQARVLATDRGIRCVVVDYDKLRGMERDELTLF, from the coding sequence GTGCGTCTGGTCATCGCGAAATGCTCCGTCGACTACGTCGGACGGCTCTCCGCTCATCTCCCGCTCGCCACCCGGCTGCTCATGGTCAAGGCCGACGGCTCGGTGTCGATCCACGCCGACGACCGTGCCTACAAGCCGCTGAACTGGATGAGTCCGCCCTGCAAGCTGCAGGAGTCGGAGGGCGTCTGGAAAGTGGTGAACAAGGCCGGCGAGGAGCTGCGGATCACCCTGGAGGAGGTCTTCCAGGACTACTCCTACGAGCTGGGCGTCGACCCCGGCCTGCGCAAGGACGGCGTCGAGGCGCACCTGCAGGAGCTGCTGGCCGAGCACCCGGAGACCTTCGGCGCCGGGCACACCCTGGTGCGGCGCGAGTTCATGACCGCCATCGGCCCGGTCGACCTGCTCCTCAAGGACGCCGAGGGCGGCTCGGTGGCCGTCGAGGTGAAGCGCCGCGGCGAGATCGACGGCGTCGAGCAGCTCACCCGGTACCTCGAACTGATGAACCGGGATCCGCTGCTCGCCCCGGTCAAGGGCGTCTTCGCGGCTCAGGAGATCAAGCCGCAGGCCCGGGTGCTGGCCACCGACCGCGGGATCCGCTGCGTGGTCGTCGACTACGACAAGCTGCGCGGCATGGAGCGCGACGAGCTCACGCTCTTCTAG
- a CDS encoding AI-2E family transporter, translating to MSSEPVEEPVDAPATEDDTAEEGSRFGAPGRPLNRRSPFLFGFLFGLGVIVAYALFLGIRNAASILVLIFIALFLAIGLHPAVVRLRRWGLPHGLAVTIVSLTVVGLLAGGIIALIPPLVTQTTELINNAPETIENLRRSETVNDLVQRYDIVNKVQSAVNAGTIGGAVGGVVGGAKLIFGTIFNVLTVLVLTIYFMASFDRLKEAGYSLVPSSRRARVRLLTDEILTKVGAYMVGAIAIAILAGLSTFVLAMLLDLPYPFALAVVVAVCDLIPQIGATIGAVIVSLVGLASSVPDGIVCIVFFIVYQQIENYLIYPNVMRRSVKVSDVAAVVAALLGVALFGVVGALVAIPMVAAVQLIMREVLVPSMDQR from the coding sequence ATGTCATCGGAACCCGTCGAGGAGCCGGTGGACGCCCCGGCCACCGAGGACGACACTGCCGAGGAGGGCAGCCGCTTCGGCGCGCCCGGCCGCCCGCTGAACCGGCGCAGCCCGTTCCTGTTCGGCTTCCTGTTCGGGCTGGGCGTGATCGTGGCGTACGCGCTCTTCCTGGGCATCCGCAACGCGGCCTCGATCCTGGTGCTGATCTTCATCGCGCTGTTCCTGGCGATCGGGCTGCACCCGGCGGTGGTCCGGCTGCGCCGCTGGGGCCTGCCGCACGGCCTGGCCGTGACGATCGTCTCGCTGACCGTTGTCGGTCTGCTGGCCGGCGGGATCATCGCGCTGATCCCGCCGCTGGTCACCCAGACCACCGAGCTGATCAACAACGCCCCCGAGACGATCGAGAACCTGCGCCGCAGCGAGACGGTCAACGACCTGGTGCAGCGCTACGACATCGTGAACAAGGTGCAGAGCGCGGTGAACGCGGGCACCATCGGCGGCGCGGTGGGCGGCGTGGTCGGCGGCGCCAAGCTGATCTTCGGGACGATCTTCAACGTCCTCACCGTGCTGGTGCTGACGATCTACTTCATGGCCTCCTTCGACAGGCTCAAGGAGGCGGGTTACTCGCTGGTCCCGTCGTCGCGCCGGGCCCGGGTGCGGCTGCTCACCGACGAGATCCTGACCAAGGTGGGCGCGTACATGGTGGGCGCCATCGCGATCGCCATCCTGGCCGGGCTGAGCACCTTCGTGCTGGCCATGCTGCTGGACCTGCCGTACCCGTTCGCCCTCGCGGTGGTGGTCGCGGTCTGCGACCTGATCCCGCAGATCGGCGCGACCATCGGCGCGGTCATCGTCAGCCTGGTCGGCCTGGCCTCCTCGGTGCCCGACGGCATCGTCTGCATCGTGTTCTTCATCGTCTACCAGCAGATCGAGAACTACCTGATCTACCCGAACGTGATGCGCCGCTCGGTCAAGGTCAGCGATGTGGCCGCGGTGGTCGCCGCCCTGCTCGGCGTGGCCCTGTTCGGCGTGGTCGGCGCGCTGGTCGCCATCCCGATGGTCGCCGCCGTCCAGCTGATCATGCGAGAGGTCCTGGTCCCCAGCATGGACCAGCGTTGA
- a CDS encoding 3-hydroxyacyl-CoA dehydrogenase family protein translates to MAGRLAVIGSGLMGSGIAQVSAQAGWQVTMRDVDDASLKRGLAAIRDSLTRFAAKGKIAEEEVEATLQRISPTTDLDAVAEADVVVEAIYEKVEAKHEVFKALDKICKAGAVLGTNTSAIPITQIAAITSRPESVVGIHFFSPVPMMKLVELVRGYQTSDETLATARDFAEGVGKTCVEVKRDVAGFVSNRLFSALLVEAIKLVESGVISAADLDTVMKLGFGHAMGPLATVDLTGLDVMLNAAGNIYRDTQDEKFFPPELLQRMVTAGDLGRKTGKGFYSY, encoded by the coding sequence ATGGCGGGTCGTCTCGCGGTCATCGGGTCCGGACTGATGGGTTCGGGCATCGCGCAGGTCTCGGCGCAGGCCGGTTGGCAGGTCACCATGCGGGACGTCGACGACGCCTCGCTCAAGCGCGGGCTCGCCGCGATCCGCGACTCGCTCACCCGCTTCGCGGCCAAGGGCAAGATCGCCGAGGAGGAGGTCGAGGCCACCCTGCAGCGGATCAGCCCGACCACCGACCTCGACGCGGTCGCCGAGGCCGACGTGGTGGTCGAGGCGATCTACGAGAAGGTGGAGGCCAAGCACGAGGTCTTCAAGGCTCTCGACAAGATCTGCAAGGCCGGCGCGGTGCTGGGCACCAACACCTCGGCCATCCCGATCACCCAGATCGCGGCGATCACCTCGCGGCCGGAGTCGGTGGTCGGCATCCACTTCTTCTCTCCGGTCCCGATGATGAAGCTGGTCGAGCTGGTCCGCGGCTACCAGACGTCGGACGAGACGCTGGCCACCGCCCGCGACTTCGCCGAGGGCGTCGGCAAGACCTGCGTCGAGGTCAAGCGGGACGTCGCCGGCTTCGTCTCGAACCGGCTGTTCTCCGCCCTGCTGGTCGAGGCGATCAAGCTGGTCGAGTCCGGCGTGATCTCCGCGGCCGACCTCGACACGGTGATGAAGCTCGGCTTCGGCCACGCCATGGGCCCGCTCGCCACCGTCGACCTGACCGGCCTCGACGTGATGCTGAACGCGGCCGGCAACATCTACCGCGACACCCAGGACGAGAAGTTCTTCCCGCCGGAGCTGCTGCAGCGCATGGTCACGGCGGGCGACCTGGGCCGCAAGACCGGCAAGGGCTTCTACAGCTACTGA
- a CDS encoding DUF6297 family protein — translation MTTVIPLRPVRRWIHRRQVSHRERGATLGNLYFAVLLGAVLGAMLHKQLAKIFWPPVADLGALPALALALLGAGFLLLALRAIGPVTLGRPAAYFLLTAPVSRRRLLLPSLRLAAAGVAVAAALLATGIAGHAAPHDRAPALILGGALLGIGLLLVTVVAQRVRGWATAVDLLAKLALVAGLGLLVADTIGVAHAAPPGAWPSRPALLTVAATLAVVVTAGTALIVRELALTPADRVLDAAKLTGTLFDSAFGVEPSFLTDMVERRYWSHRRLTTARPPARLPVLTGQDFLMARRRLPRLLWLLAATPVPLLLAGAPAWVTAVALPLGAMAAGRTTTGTVNTDSGNPVLSRLLGIGSRQALLQRLWIPGGLAFLWSLTALLLLQFAGKLPPGQWWVLSLPLGVAGGVAAVRRARSGFVRNDLLPLDTPMGTVSTGPLVYAFAGPDALILAVPTVVGLIQGAPLSLTLVVFQYALALIGTRAYLVATTDPDRVELKP, via the coding sequence ATGACCACCGTGATACCGCTGCGCCCGGTCCGCCGCTGGATCCACCGGCGGCAGGTGTCGCATCGGGAACGCGGCGCCACACTGGGCAACCTCTACTTCGCCGTGCTGCTCGGCGCGGTGCTCGGCGCGATGCTGCACAAGCAGCTCGCCAAGATCTTCTGGCCGCCGGTGGCCGACCTCGGCGCGCTGCCGGCCCTCGCGCTGGCGCTACTGGGCGCCGGCTTCCTGCTGCTGGCGCTGCGCGCGATCGGCCCGGTGACGCTCGGCCGGCCGGCCGCGTACTTCCTGCTCACCGCGCCGGTCAGCCGGCGCCGCCTGCTGCTGCCGTCGCTGCGCCTGGCGGCGGCCGGGGTGGCGGTCGCCGCCGCGCTGCTGGCCACCGGGATCGCCGGGCACGCCGCGCCGCACGACCGCGCGCCGGCCCTCATCCTCGGCGGTGCGCTGCTCGGGATCGGGTTGCTGCTGGTCACGGTGGTGGCGCAACGGGTGCGGGGCTGGGCGACGGCCGTCGACCTGCTGGCGAAACTCGCGCTCGTGGCGGGCCTGGGGCTGCTGGTGGCCGACACGATCGGCGTCGCCCACGCGGCCCCGCCGGGCGCGTGGCCGTCGAGGCCGGCGCTGCTCACGGTCGCGGCGACGCTCGCGGTGGTGGTCACGGCGGGGACGGCGCTGATCGTACGCGAGTTGGCTCTGACCCCGGCCGATCGCGTCCTGGACGCCGCGAAGCTCACCGGAACCCTCTTCGACAGCGCGTTCGGTGTGGAACCGTCCTTCCTCACCGACATGGTGGAACGGCGCTACTGGTCGCACCGGCGGCTGACCACCGCCCGACCGCCGGCCCGCCTCCCGGTGCTGACCGGGCAGGACTTCCTGATGGCCCGCCGTCGGCTGCCCCGGCTGCTCTGGCTGCTGGCCGCGACCCCGGTCCCGCTGCTGCTCGCCGGGGCGCCGGCCTGGGTCACCGCCGTCGCGCTGCCGCTCGGCGCGATGGCCGCCGGGCGCACCACGACCGGCACGGTGAACACCGACTCCGGCAATCCGGTGCTGTCCCGGCTGCTCGGGATCGGCTCCCGGCAGGCGCTGCTGCAGCGGCTCTGGATCCCGGGCGGGCTGGCGTTCCTCTGGTCCCTGACCGCCCTGCTCCTGCTGCAGTTCGCCGGGAAGCTGCCGCCCGGGCAGTGGTGGGTGCTCAGCCTGCCGCTCGGTGTCGCCGGCGGGGTGGCCGCGGTGCGCCGGGCCCGGTCCGGGTTCGTCCGCAACGATCTGCTGCCGCTGGACACCCCGATGGGCACGGTGTCCACCGGCCCACTGGTGTACGCGTTCGCCGGCCCGGACGCCCTGATCCTCGCCGTCCCGACAGTGGTCGGGCTGATCCAGGGCGCGCCGCTGAGCCTCACGCTGGTCGTCTTCCAGTACGCGCTGGCCCTGATCGGCACCCGCGCCTACCTGGTCGCCACCACCGACCCGGACCGCGTCGAGTTGAAGCCCTAG
- a CDS encoding aldehyde dehydrogenase family protein, with translation MTATHVPGLPVIEDGQLISTNPATGAEAGRVPTADEKAVLAAVERAQVAAAWWQGLGWEGRKTRLLRWRTLLVERIQELAELTQRESGKPLNDGIIEITAAVEHLDWAARHAKKVLGPRRMRTRLLLAEHVGHLEYQPYGVVGVIGPWNYPIVTPIGPISGALAAGNAVVFKPSEYTPVVGQWLVDSFAEIVPEHPVLQAVHGLGDVGGALCRSGVGKVSFTGSTATGKKVMAACAENLVPVVIEAGGKDALIVDADADVTAAAEAAVWGSMTNAGQTCIGIERVYAVDPVYDKFVEAVVEKAGKLRTGEEIGPITMPKQLDIIRDHIEDALAKGGRAVLGGADAVRAPYVAPTVLVDVPADSSEIREETFGPTLTITRVRDADEAVRKANDTPYGLGGSVFGKKNAIRIARRLRSGMVAVNGTLTFVGMGNLPFGGVGESGFGRIHGEDGLREFARAKAITVRRARSLLPAMTFERTPAQVQQIVKALRLLYGRKP, from the coding sequence ATGACGGCGACTCACGTTCCCGGCCTGCCCGTGATCGAGGACGGCCAGCTGATCTCCACGAACCCGGCCACCGGCGCGGAAGCGGGCCGGGTGCCCACCGCCGACGAGAAAGCGGTGCTCGCCGCCGTCGAGCGTGCCCAGGTGGCCGCCGCCTGGTGGCAGGGCCTCGGCTGGGAGGGGCGCAAGACCCGGCTGCTGCGCTGGCGCACCCTGCTGGTCGAGCGGATCCAGGAGCTGGCCGAGCTGACCCAGCGGGAGAGCGGGAAGCCCCTCAACGACGGCATCATCGAGATCACCGCCGCCGTCGAGCACCTGGACTGGGCGGCCCGCCACGCCAAGAAGGTGCTCGGCCCGCGCCGGATGCGCACCCGGCTGCTGCTCGCCGAGCACGTCGGTCACCTCGAGTACCAGCCGTACGGCGTGGTCGGCGTGATCGGCCCGTGGAACTACCCGATCGTCACCCCGATCGGCCCGATCTCCGGCGCCCTGGCGGCCGGCAACGCGGTCGTCTTCAAGCCCAGCGAGTACACGCCCGTCGTCGGCCAGTGGCTGGTGGACTCGTTCGCCGAGATCGTCCCGGAGCACCCGGTGCTGCAGGCGGTGCACGGGCTGGGCGACGTCGGCGGCGCGCTGTGCCGCTCCGGCGTCGGCAAGGTGAGCTTCACCGGCTCCACCGCCACCGGCAAGAAGGTGATGGCCGCCTGCGCGGAGAACCTCGTACCGGTGGTGATCGAGGCGGGCGGCAAGGACGCGCTGATCGTGGACGCCGACGCGGACGTCACGGCGGCCGCCGAGGCGGCGGTCTGGGGCTCGATGACCAACGCCGGGCAGACCTGCATCGGCATCGAGCGGGTCTACGCGGTCGATCCGGTCTACGACAAGTTCGTCGAGGCGGTGGTGGAGAAGGCCGGGAAGCTGCGCACCGGCGAGGAGATCGGCCCGATCACCATGCCCAAGCAGCTGGACATCATCCGCGACCACATCGAGGACGCGCTGGCCAAGGGCGGCCGGGCGGTGCTCGGCGGTGCCGATGCCGTGCGGGCGCCCTACGTGGCGCCGACCGTGCTGGTGGACGTGCCGGCCGACTCGTCGGAGATCCGCGAGGAGACGTTCGGGCCGACGCTGACCATCACCCGGGTGCGCGACGCGGACGAGGCGGTGCGCAAGGCCAACGACACGCCGTACGGGCTGGGCGGCTCGGTCTTCGGGAAGAAGAACGCGATCCGGATCGCCCGCCGGCTGCGGTCCGGCATGGTCGCGGTGAACGGCACGCTGACCTTCGTCGGGATGGGCAACCTGCCGTTCGGCGGGGTCGGCGAGTCCGGCTTCGGCCGGATCCACGGCGAGGACGGCCTGCGCGAGTTCGCCAGGGCCAAGGCGATCACCGTACGCCGGGCGAGGTCGCTGCTCCCGGCCATGACCTTCGAGCGCACCCCGGCCCAGGTCCAGCAGATCGTCAAGGCCCTGCGCCTGCTCTACGGCCGTAAACCGTAG
- a CDS encoding DUF4126 domain-containing protein — protein MFEALTGTGLAASAGLNAYIPLLTMGLLARYTDAIDLPSGWSWLANGWTLLILAILLSIEVVADKVPVVDHLNDVVQTVVRPTAGGLAFGAGSASQTVTVADPGSFFTSHQWVPVAAGVLIALCVHGVKAAARPVVNVTTAGFGAPVASTAEDLSSVVMSVLAIVLPFLVLIGLGVMVWATIWVFRRRRLRKEAKLATVETRRLFG, from the coding sequence GTGTTCGAAGCATTGACCGGCACCGGCCTGGCGGCGTCCGCCGGCCTGAACGCGTACATCCCCCTGCTGACCATGGGCCTGCTGGCCCGGTACACCGACGCGATCGACCTGCCGTCCGGCTGGTCGTGGCTGGCCAACGGATGGACCCTGCTCATCCTGGCGATCCTGCTGTCCATCGAGGTCGTCGCCGACAAGGTGCCGGTGGTCGACCACCTGAACGACGTGGTGCAGACGGTCGTCCGGCCGACAGCGGGTGGCCTCGCCTTCGGCGCCGGTTCCGCCTCGCAGACGGTGACCGTCGCCGATCCCGGCTCGTTCTTCACCTCGCACCAGTGGGTCCCGGTCGCCGCCGGCGTGCTCATCGCGCTCTGCGTGCACGGGGTCAAGGCGGCCGCCCGCCCGGTGGTCAACGTCACCACCGCCGGGTTCGGCGCGCCGGTGGCCAGCACCGCCGAGGACCTGAGCAGCGTCGTGATGTCGGTGCTGGCGATCGTGCTGCCGTTCCTGGTCCTTATCGGACTCGGGGTCATGGTGTGGGCCACCATCTGGGTCTTCCGCCGGCGCCGGCTGCGCAAGGAAGCGAAGCTGGCGACTGTCGAAACGCGTCGCCTGTTTGGTTGA